A genome region from Bacteroides stercoris ATCC 43183 includes the following:
- a CDS encoding DUF2027 domain-containing protein — protein MKIGDKVRFLSEVGGGVVTGFRGKDIVLVEDADGFDIPMPVRECVVIETDDYNIPTPASKAAKKKAEEQSAARMASVASKPVSSVLDSGRQIECTAKPQVSVYRQPEMKGGDVLNVYLAFVPEDIKAVSTTPFEAYLVNDSNYCMYYTYSSAEGKSWTARSHGLIEPNTKLLLEEFEKSELNDRERVAVQLVAFKDNRSFAMKPAANVEIRIDTVKFYKLHTFQPTDFFDTPALVYDVVRNDAPARQVYVSAEDLQDALMQKKATDGPSRPRTIVKRGGKNEIIEIDLHIGELLDDTRGMSNSEILNYQLDKFREVMEQYRNKREQRIVFIHGKGDGVLRKALLDELKRKYPTCKTQDASFQEYGFGATMVTVK, from the coding sequence ATGAAAATAGGAGATAAAGTGCGCTTCCTCAGTGAAGTAGGTGGCGGTGTTGTAACGGGATTCCGGGGAAAAGATATAGTGTTGGTGGAAGATGCCGACGGGTTTGACATTCCGATGCCGGTGCGTGAATGTGTGGTGATTGAAACGGATGATTACAATATTCCTACTCCTGCTTCCAAAGCAGCCAAGAAGAAGGCGGAGGAGCAATCGGCTGCGCGTATGGCTTCGGTAGCCTCGAAGCCGGTATCTTCCGTTTTGGACTCCGGACGGCAGATAGAGTGTACGGCTAAACCTCAGGTATCTGTTTATCGTCAGCCGGAAATGAAAGGCGGAGATGTGCTGAATGTGTATCTTGCCTTTGTTCCGGAAGATATCAAGGCGGTAAGCACTACTCCGTTTGAGGCTTATTTGGTGAATGATAGCAATTACTGCATGTATTATACCTATTCGAGTGCGGAGGGCAAGTCGTGGACTGCCCGTTCTCATGGTTTGATAGAACCGAATACGAAACTCTTGTTAGAGGAATTTGAAAAATCGGAATTGAACGACCGGGAGCGTGTAGCTGTTCAGTTGGTGGCGTTCAAGGACAACCGCTCTTTCGCTATGAAGCCTGCTGCCAATGTGGAAATCCGCATCGATACGGTGAAATTCTATAAGTTGCATACTTTTCAGCCTACCGATTTCTTTGATACTCCAGCATTGGTGTACGATGTAGTGAGGAATGATGCTCCCGCCAGGCAGGTTTATGTGTCGGCTGAGGACTTACAGGATGCTCTGATGCAAAAGAAAGCAACAGACGGTCCGTCCAGACCCCGGACTATCGTGAAGCGGGGCGGCAAAAATGAAATCATCGAAATAGACCTGCATATCGGTGAACTGTTGGATGATACGCGCGGCATGAGTAACAGCGAGATATTGAACTATCAGTTGGATAAATTTCGTGAGGTGATGGAACAGTATAGGAATAAGCGTGAACAACGCATAGTCTTTATTCACGGCAAGGGTGACGGTGTGCTTCGTAAAGCGTTGCTGGATGAGCTGAAACGGAAATATCCGACTTGTAAGACGCAGGATGCTTCCTTTCAGGAGTATGGATTTGGAGCTACTATGGTGACGGTAAAATAA
- a CDS encoding NUDIX hydrolase, whose translation MNSDNNQEMFPLVNEQGNIIGAATRGECHNGSKLLHPVIHLHVFNSKGELYLQKRPEWKDIQPGKWDTSVGGHVDLGESVEMALKREVREELGITDFAPETITSYVFESAREKELVFVHKTVYDGEIHPSDELDGGRFWRTEEIKENIGKGIFTPNFEQEIGRIIQL comes from the coding sequence ATGAATAGCGACAATAACCAGGAAATGTTTCCTCTTGTTAACGAGCAGGGAAACATCATAGGTGCAGCCACCCGCGGTGAGTGTCACAACGGAAGCAAACTGCTGCACCCCGTAATTCATCTGCATGTATTCAATTCCAAAGGAGAATTATACCTGCAAAAACGTCCCGAATGGAAAGACATACAACCCGGCAAATGGGATACCTCGGTAGGCGGACACGTAGATTTAGGTGAAAGCGTAGAAATGGCGTTGAAACGGGAAGTGCGCGAGGAATTAGGGATAACCGACTTCGCACCGGAAACTATCACCAGCTATGTTTTTGAATCCGCTCGCGAAAAGGAGCTTGTCTTTGTGCACAAAACCGTATATGACGGAGAGATACATCCCAGCGACGAACTGGATGGCGGACGCTTCTGGCGTACAGAGGAAATTAAAGAAAATATAGGGAAAGGGATATTCACTCCCAATTTTGAGCAAGAGATAGGGAGAATCATTCAACTGTAA
- the glmM gene encoding phosphoglucosamine mutase, with translation MTLIKSISGIRGTIGGGAGEGLNPLDIVKFTSAYATLIRKTCTVKSNKIVVGRDARISGEMVKNVVVGTLMGMGWDVVDIDLASTPTTELAVTMEGASGGIILTASHNPKQWNALKLLNEKGEFLNKEEGNEVLRIAEAEEFNFAEVDKLGSYRKDLTYNQKHIDSVLALDLVDVEAIRKADFRVAIDCVNSVGGIILPQLLEQLGVKHVEKLYCEPTGNFQHNPEPLEKNLGDIMNLMKGGKADVAFVVDPDVDRLAMICEDGKMYGEEYTLVTVADYVLKHTPGNTVSNLSSTRALRDVTRKYGQEYSASAVGEVNVTTKMKEVGAVIGGEGNGGVIYPASHYGRDALVGIALFLSHLAHEGKKVSELRATYPAYFMAKNRVDLTPDTDVDAILAKVKEIYKNEEINDIDGVKIDFPDKWVHLRKSNTEPIIRVYSEAATPEAAEEIGRQIMKVIEDLAK, from the coding sequence ATGACTCTAATCAAATCTATCTCTGGAATCCGCGGAACAATAGGCGGTGGTGCAGGCGAGGGGTTGAACCCGCTCGACATTGTGAAGTTTACTTCGGCATACGCTACGCTTATCCGCAAAACGTGTACAGTAAAAAGCAACAAAATTGTAGTAGGCCGTGATGCACGCATCTCGGGCGAGATGGTAAAGAATGTGGTGGTAGGCACGCTCATGGGTATGGGCTGGGATGTAGTGGACATCGATTTGGCTTCTACTCCGACTACCGAACTGGCTGTTACCATGGAAGGTGCCAGCGGAGGTATCATCCTGACTGCTTCTCACAATCCCAAGCAATGGAATGCCTTGAAACTTCTGAATGAGAAAGGAGAGTTCCTGAACAAGGAGGAGGGCAATGAAGTGCTTCGTATTGCCGAAGCTGAAGAGTTCAACTTTGCCGAAGTGGACAAGCTCGGCTCTTATCGCAAAGACCTTACTTATAACCAAAAGCATATCGACAGTGTGTTGGCGCTTGACCTGGTGGATGTGGAAGCTATCAGGAAAGCCGATTTCCGTGTAGCCATTGATTGTGTAAACTCCGTAGGCGGCATCATTCTTCCGCAACTGCTGGAACAGCTCGGAGTGAAGCATGTGGAGAAACTCTACTGCGAGCCTACCGGTAATTTCCAGCACAATCCGGAACCTTTGGAAAAGAATTTGGGCGACATCATGAACCTTATGAAAGGCGGTAAGGCAGATGTTGCTTTTGTGGTAGACCCGGATGTAGACCGTTTGGCCATGATTTGTGAGGACGGTAAGATGTACGGTGAAGAATATACGCTGGTTACCGTGGCCGACTATGTGTTGAAGCACACTCCGGGCAATACGGTTTCCAACCTGAGTTCTACCCGTGCGTTGCGTGACGTAACACGTAAGTACGGTCAGGAATATTCCGCTTCTGCTGTAGGCGAAGTGAATGTAACTACCAAGATGAAAGAGGTAGGCGCTGTTATCGGTGGCGAAGGCAATGGTGGAGTTATTTATCCTGCCAGTCACTACGGGCGCGATGCTTTGGTAGGTATTGCCTTGTTCCTCAGTCACCTGGCGCACGAAGGTAAGAAAGTTAGCGAATTGCGTGCCACTTATCCGGCCTATTTCATGGCTAAGAACCGTGTAGACCTGACTCCGGATACGGATGTCGATGCCATCCTTGCCAAAGTAAAAGAAATCTATAAGAACGAAGAAATCAATGATATTGACGGTGTAAAGATTGACTTTCCCGACAAATGGGTACATCTGCGCAAGAGTAACACGGAACCGATTATTCGCGTTTACAGCGAAGCGGCTACGCCGGAAGCAGCCGAAGAAATCGGTCGGCAGATTATGAAAGTAATTGAAGACTTGGCAAAATAA
- a CDS encoding S-adenosylmethionine:tRNA ribosyltransferase-isomerase codes for MKEDPKHIRISEFNYPLPDERIAKFPLPVRDQSKLLLYRHGEVTEDIFTSLPDYLPANSLMIFNNTKVIQARLHFHKETGALIEVFCLEPIQPNDYALNFQQTEHAAWLCMIGNLKKWKEGALKREITVKGKPLTLTAERGACHGTSHWVDFRWNNPEITFADILEVFGELPIPPYLNRETQESDKETYQTVYSKIKGSVAAPTAGLHFTPRVLDALREKGVALEELTLHVGAGTFKPVKSEEIEGHEMHTEYISVNRSTLEKLVAHEGKAIAVGTTSVRTLESLYHIGVTLLHNPNATEEDLHVKQWQPYETALETAATPAVDALQAIIAYLDRHHMETLHSSTQIIIAPGYEYRIVKAMVTNFHQPQSTLLLLVSAFLHGDWRKIYDYALAHDFRFLSYGDSSLLIP; via the coding sequence ATGAAAGAAGATCCCAAACATATTAGAATCAGCGAATTCAATTATCCGTTACCGGATGAGCGCATTGCCAAGTTTCCATTGCCTGTGCGTGACCAATCCAAGTTATTGTTGTATCGCCACGGCGAAGTTACCGAAGACATATTCACTTCCCTGCCCGACTATCTGCCGGCAAACAGCCTGATGATTTTCAATAATACCAAAGTTATTCAGGCGCGTCTGCACTTCCATAAAGAAACGGGAGCGCTTATCGAAGTATTCTGTCTCGAACCGATCCAACCCAACGACTATGCCCTCAACTTCCAGCAAACGGAGCATGCCGCATGGCTCTGCATGATAGGCAATCTGAAGAAATGGAAAGAAGGTGCGCTCAAACGGGAAATAACCGTGAAAGGAAAGCCGCTTACCCTGACCGCCGAACGCGGGGCGTGCCATGGAACCAGCCATTGGGTGGATTTCCGCTGGAACAATCCGGAAATAACATTCGCCGATATTCTCGAAGTGTTCGGCGAACTACCCATCCCTCCTTATCTGAACCGGGAGACGCAGGAGAGTGATAAGGAGACTTACCAGACCGTTTATTCCAAGATAAAAGGTTCGGTAGCCGCACCGACAGCCGGTCTGCACTTCACTCCGAGAGTTCTGGACGCTTTGCGTGAAAAAGGGGTAGCATTGGAAGAACTGACCCTGCACGTAGGAGCCGGCACTTTCAAGCCCGTCAAAAGTGAAGAGATAGAAGGGCACGAAATGCACACGGAATACATATCCGTCAATAGGAGTACGCTGGAGAAGCTGGTAGCACATGAAGGAAAAGCCATTGCAGTAGGGACAACCTCTGTACGTACACTGGAAAGCCTCTATCACATAGGCGTTACTCTGCTGCACAATCCTAACGCTACGGAAGAAGATTTGCATGTAAAACAATGGCAACCTTATGAAACGGCGCTTGAAACAGCAGCAACACCCGCTGTAGATGCTTTGCAGGCAATCATAGCCTACCTCGACCGGCATCACATGGAAACGTTGCATTCCAGCACGCAAATCATCATTGCTCCGGGATACGAATATAGAATCGTAAAAGCCATGGTTACCAACTTCCACCAGCCGCAAAGCACATTGCTGCTGCTTGTCTCAGCGTTTCTGCATGGAGATTGGCGCAAGATTTACGATTATGCGCTTGCCCATGATTTCCGATTTTTGAGTTACGGTGATTCGTCTTTGCTGATACCGTAA